The Pygocentrus nattereri isolate fPygNat1 chromosome 4, fPygNat1.pri, whole genome shotgun sequence genome includes a window with the following:
- the gzf1 gene encoding GDNF-inducible zinc finger protein 1 codes for MRDQEVQLISSHYHENLLEAMWKFRATGNLCDITVQVHFQGELEDFEAHQVVLAATSGYFKTHILADKQVKKLSLTEISPKAFNKFLEYAYSGKMEVEKSYLLNILQMAKLLECQNLVDICDAKLLNPDIESMHDGKVETRVNLKRGRSEKHVKKALGLRKRLKLKTLDTQRDRKIEVQGRRSSSRLAGRRVSVNFNKKKTVHKARPQSEVSDPSLSPDEAEITQEAPLQICETESTGPSDQILPEKEDLAESGSESACTFNRDVPDEAPEGPDFVPAEPMEETDEAEKECNTGSAKYDCHKCIRSFRYEKSYLKHVRVSHGIQTDTTYRCIICQQTFANRCNLKIHERHVHSDERLFPCDVCGKAFKRKKDVTRHRRQVHEGGTERHYCPVCGKSLSSKTALTLHERTHTGDKPYSCDECGARFSQSSALKTHQRIHTGEKPFACDMCDARFTQNHMLAYHKRCHTGEKPFMCENCGKSFASKEYLKHHARIHSGFKPYKCENCGRAFAQRNSLHQHMKIHTGERPYHCKDCDKQFTQLNALQRHQRIHTGEKPYMCSMCGRTFTDKSTVRRHTMTHDKDTPWKNYLVVLEGNVEGRVKKPKGTSLKKDKAAANAEEHQTVEKQGEPKSQEIITVSEEPVTIAGDWTGPGTIALVSHGTLGSLTVIQTEVPAGTQLQPIVTADGASVISLDSSAVGIPVTVPFSIPISVAHSISESTPLSGSVRLSDPVTVSDAMLAPVVTSTTSGDTVSEALLAPAEVTLSASTECITTQSEVEQVHQVQNSDSHQEST; via the exons atgaGAGATCAAGAAGTTCAGCTCATATCCAGCCATTATCATGAAAATTTGCTTGAGGCAATGTGGAAATTTAGAGCCACTGGGAACCTGTGTGACATCACAGTGCAAGTCCACTTTCAAGGGGAGCTGGAGGATTTTGAGGCCCACCAAGTAGTACTTGCTGCAACTAGTGGCTATTTTAAGACTCACATTTTGGCcgataaacaagtaaaaaaattgTCTCTGACTGAAATTTCACCCAAAGCCTTTAACAAATTCTTAGAATATGCATATTCTGGAAAAATGGAAGTGGAAAAGAGCTATCTTCTCAACATACTGCAGATGGCAAAGCTGCTGGAATGCCaaaatttagtagatatttgtGACGCAAAGCTTCTGAATCCTGATATAGAAAGCATGCATGATGGTAAAGTTGAAACACGAGTGAATTTGAAAAGAGGGAGGTCTGAAAAGCACGTAAAGAAAGCATTAGGTCTGAGAAAAAGGTTGAAACTCAAAACCTTGGATACTCAGAGGGACAGAAAGATAGAGGTACAGGGCAGGAGGAGTAGCAGCAGGTTAGCAGGTCGCAGAGTGTCTGTGAATTTCAACAAGAAAAAGACTGTCCACAAAGCAAGACCTCAGTCTGAGGTTTCTGACCCCTCATTAAGTCCTGATGAAGCAGAGATAACGCAAGAGGCACCACTGCAGATTTGTGAAACAGAATCCACGGGTCCTAGTGATCAGATTTTGCCTGAAAAGGAGGATCTTGCTGAAAGTGGTTCTGAATCAGCCTGCACTTTCAACCGGGATGTGCCAGATGAAGCTCCTGAGGGCCCTGACTTCGTACCAGCTGAACCCATGGAAGAAACCGATGAGGCTGAAAAGGAATGCAACACAGGCAGTGCAAAGTATGACTGTCACAAATGCATTCGTTCATTTCGCTATGAGAAGAGCTACCTGAAGCATGTCAGAGTTAGTCATGGGATCCAGACGGACACTACCTACCGCTGCATCATCTGCCAGCAGACGTTTGCCAACCGCTGCAACTTAAAGATCCATGAGCGGCATGTGCACAGTGATGAGAGGCTCTTTCCGTGTGATGTGTGTGGCAAGGCCTTCAAACGCAAGAAGGATGTGACACGACACAGGCGGCAAGTTCACGAGGGTGGAACTGAGCGCCACTACTGCCCCGTCTGTGGTAAATCTCTAAGTTCCAAAACAGCTCTCACTCTGCACGAGAGAACCCACACAGGTGACAAACCCTACAGCTGCGATGAATGTGGAGCCAGGTTCTCCCAAAGCTCTGCTCTCAAAACACATCAAAG GATCCACACTGGTGAGAAGCCTTTTGCTTGCGACATGTGTGATGCCAGGTTTACTCAGAACCACATGCTGGCTTACCATAAGAGATGCCACACAG GAGAAAAGCCTTTCATGTGTGAAAACTGTGGGAAAAGTTTTGCCTCTAAAGAATACCTGAAACACCATGCCAGAATCCACTCTGGTTTCAAGCCTTACAAGTGTGAAAACTGTGGAAGAGCATTTGCTCAACGGAACTCACTTCATCAGCATATGAAAATACATACAG GTGAAAGGCCttaccactgtaaagactgtGATAAGCAGTTCACTCAGCTGAATGCTCTCCAGAGGCATCAGAgaatccacacaggagagaagccatacATGTGCAGCATGTGTGGTCGAACCTTCACAGACAAGTCTACTGTCCGCAGACACACCATG ACTCATGACAAGGACACTCCTTGGAAGAATTATCTGGTTGTGTTGGAGGGTAATGTAGAGGGTCGTGTCAAGAAGCCAAAGGGCACCTCTCTGAAGAAGGACAAGGCAGCAGCGAATGCAGAGGAACATCAGACAGTGGAGAAGCAGGGTGAACCTAAGTCCCAGGAGATAATAACTGTGTCAGAAGAGCCGGTGACCATTGCTGGGGACTGGACTGGTCCTGGCACCATAGCGCTGGTCAGCCATGGAACACTAGGCAGCCTAACAGTTATTCAAACAGAGGTGCCTGCTGGTACGCAACTGCAGCCCATTGTCACGGCTGATGGAGCCAGTGTCATTTCTCTGGATAGTTCTGCTGTTGGTATCCCTGTTACTGTCCCCTTTTCCATTCCTATCTCCGTTGCACATTCCATCTCTGAGTCAACACCGCTGTCTGGCTCAGTCCGTCTCTCCGATCCTGTTACGGTTTCTGATGCCATGCTGGCTCCAGTGGTCACATCCACAACATCGGGAGACACGGTCTCAGAAGCCCTTCTGGCTCCTGCTGAAGTCACTTTATCTGCCTCTACTGAATGCATAACGACACAGTCAGAAGTGGAGCAGGTTCATCAGGTACAAAATTCAGACTCCCATCAGGAATCAACTTAG